The Candidatus Methylomirabilota bacterium genome segment GGAGTTGGCGACCGCCTTGGCCGCCGCCTTGGCATCATCGACCGTCTGCGCGCCGATGACCGCTATCCGAATCAGTTTGGTCGCCCCCTCGCCATCCTGTACGATCATCCTGGCCAGGCGAGAGAGGACCTGAAGCATCGCCTCTTCAAACAGGACCAACTGGGGGGTGCCGGCCTTCAGGGGCGGCGCATCACTCACCCCATTGGCAAACAGTAAGACGGTGTCGTTCGTGCTCATACAGCCGTCTACCGTAATGGCATTAAACGAACGGTCGACCGTCCGCCTCAGCACCCGGCGCAACAGCGGGGCGGAGATCCTGGCGTCGGTCCCAACGAAGCACAGCATCGTCGCAAGATCCGGCGCGATCATCCCGGATCCCTTGGCTATGCCGCCGATAACGACGGGTTGGCCGTCCAGCTCCACCCTGACCGCCGCCTCCTTGGGACGGGTATCGGTCGTCATGATCGCCCGGGCGGCCGTCTCGCCGCCGTCCACCGACAAGCGGTCGATGCCATTCCGAATGCCGGATAGAATCTTGGCCATCGGCAGGCGTTTGCCGATCACCCCGGTAGAGGCGACGAATACCTCGCCTGCAGGACAGTCGAGGAGTCGGGCGAGCCGATCCCGCATCCGCAGTGCGTCGCGTTCACCTTGGGGTCCGGTGCAGGCGTTGGCGTTGCCGCTGTTCGCCACAATGGCGGTCAAGCGGCTACCCTTCAGTTGACGCTCACACAGCAGCACCGGCGCGGCCTTGGACCGATTGCGTGTCGTGACCCCGGCGACAGTAGCCGGTCGATCCGACACAATCAGCGCAAGGTCAAGCGCGCTCTTTTTGATCCCGCAGAAGATGCCGGCAGCCCTGATCCCCTTGGCCGCCGTAATCCCACCCGAGATATCCCGTATCGTTGACTGTTTCACTCAAGTGCAGCGGTCAGATGTCCGTACCAGCATCGCGCTGAAAGCGGATCGCTCGTCAGAGGTTAAGGATAGAGCGGAGCGAGTTGCAGCCCCGTCCGCTCGTCGAACCCCATCATCACATTCATGGCCTGGATCGCCTGTCCCGAGGCGCCCTTTACCAGATTGTCGATCGCCGTCACGACGATCACCCGCCGTGTCCTGCCATCGACGGCGAGGCCGATGTCGCAGAAGTTGGAACCGCGCACCTGTTTCGTTTCGGGCAGCCGACCCTCGGGCAGGATCCGCACGAACGGCTCGTTGCGATACCAGTCCCGGTAGAGTGCGCGGAGCTGGTCTGCATCCTTGGAGGTCACGAGCGTGGCGGTCATCGTCGCCAGGATCCCTCGGACGGTTCCGACCAGGTGCGGGGTAAACGTCACCGAGACCTCCCGGCCGATGCAGCGACCCAGCTCCTGCTCAATCTCCGGCGTATGTCGATGGCACGCGATCCCATATGCTTTGCAATTCCCGTCCAACTCGCTGAAATGGAGCGGCAGGTCCGGCTTCCGCCCGGCGCCGGAGGCGCCGGAGATGGCGTCGATCACCAGGGAGTCCGGATCAATGATCTCCCGTGTGACCAGGGGGAGCAGTCCCAGCAGGACCGCAGTAGGATAACAGCCCGGCGCCGCCGCCAATCGCGTCGTGGCAAGCTGCTGACGATAAAGTTCCGGAAGGGCATAGACCGCCTCTTTCAGCAGTTCCGGCGCGACGTGCTCCGTGCCATACCACTGGCGATAGAGGGCCGCATCGCGGAGACGGAAATCGGCGCTCAGATCGACAATCTTTTTGCCGAAAGGACGCAACTCGACGGCTGCAGCCATGGCCGTCTTGTGAGGAACCGCCAGAAAGATCAGGTCGGTATGCCGCGCCACCTCCCGTGCGTCCAATTTATTGCAGGTCAACGTGACCATGCCATAGAGGCTCGGGAATATCGTATCGATCGGCGTGTCCGCATAACTCTCTGAGGTCAGGGCGGTAATCTCCACGGCGGGATGGTTGATGAGAAGCCGGAGAAGCTCTACGCCCGTATATCCGCTCGCTCCGACAACCGCCACCCGGATCTTGTGTCCTGTATCGTTCATCTTTTTGTTCATAACAATCGCCGTCAGGTTTTTCAGCGACGTAGGGGCGCTGCTTGCTGCGCCCCTGTTGGGCAGGGCAAGCCTTGCCCCTACACCGATCCCTCAAAACAGAAACGGCCAGCCATCAGCAAGAGCTGCCTGCTGAAAGCTGACCGCCGATCGCTTCAGATAGAATTAGCGCTTTGAGAATTGGAAGCGTGCGCGTGCTCCCTTTTGACCGTACTTTTTCCGCTCTTTCACGCGGGGATCCCGCGTCAGGAATCCCGCCTTGCGAAGCGCCGGCCGCAAGGAGGCATCGACAACCAGGAGGGCTCGGGCGATGCCCAGTCGAACGGCGCCGGCCTGACCGGTCAATCCTCCACCGGCCACGTTGGCGCGCAGATCGAACTTCCCCTCTATCCCGGCCGCCTTCAGAGGCTGAACCGCTATGATCTGATGGGTCGGTCGGTTGAAATAGTCCTGCAGAGACCGCCGGTTCACTGTCATCTTCCCGTCACCCGGCGCCAACCATACCCTTGCTACCGACGACTTTCGTCGGCCCGTCCCGTACAACGCACCCTCTGCTGGCATAGCTGAGATTTATCCCTCCTTCACTGTCCCTTCGACCCCGCTCAGGGCAGGCTGCTTGACAAACGGTGTCGGCTGCTGCGACGCGTGCGGGTGCGTGGGCCCGGCGTAGACCTTGAGCTTACGGAACAGCGCATCACCCAGCTTCGTTCTCGGCAACATTCCGCGAATAGCCGCCTCCAACACTCGCGTGGGGTGGCTCTTCAACATCTGTTCAGCCGTTGTGGTCTTTAGCCCACCCGGATAGCCGGAATGGCGGTGATACTGCTTATCCTTTATCTTCTTGCCCGTCAATACCACCCGCTCGGCATTCACAATAACCACAAAGTCTCCGGTGTCCAGGTGGGGGCTGAAGATCGGCTTGTGTTTGCCTCGCAAAAGTACCGCCACCTCTGTGGCGAGCCGTCCCAGCACCTGTCCCGACGCATCGATCAGATGCCAACGCTTATCGATCTCGTTCTCATTGCAATGTATGGTCTTTGACATAACGCACACGACTCCTCTTAGTGTACCACCCCACAACCGCTAGACAATAGTCGCTAGAGCCAGAAGTGTCAAGAAAAAAATAGGAGGCTCGGACGGCTACGCACCCAGCGCCACGAGCCTTGCCTGAAGTCGCGCGTTCTCCAGCGAAATCACCGCCTGCGAGGTCACCAGTTCTATCGCCTGGGTCTTTTCAGGGGTAAACATCGCATCCGCCAGACGGTTTTCCAGGTACACCGCACCTACTATCTTCGATTGCCTGACCACCGGCAGACACAGGACAGAGCGCAATTGCAAGCGCTGCGCCTCAGGATCGTCCCGGAACCCGCTGTCTTGCGCGGCGTTCTGCAGGCTGATCTTCTCCCCGGTCCGGTAGACATAGCGGACGATCGCTTTACAGATGGCGGTGGTCTCCCCAAGCTCCTGGTTCAGTGCGCCGATCGCTCCACCGTGGCTGACGTGGCCCTCTCCGCGGACCAGCAGTTTGCCTTCCTCGTCCATCAACAGATAGCCGTGCTGGGCCCCGGAGATTTCGATCAGCGCGTTCATGATCCTTCTGAGCAGAGCATCCTGCTCGGTTTCGGCCGCAATGGCGAGCGACGACTTCAGGATGTAGTCGATCTCGAGCTCGCGTAGCGTCGCGGATGCTGCGGCTTCAGTTTGCGCGTGGGGATACAAAGATTGCTCTTCCTCACAATACTCCGGATATTTTTCGATAAGCTGGGTCTCCTTACGCTCCGTCCGGCATTTCCGATATAGGCGTACCGCCTCGATAAAGTAGACCCGCTCGGTCCCTTTGCCCTGCTGCAGCAGCAGCTCGCCCAAACATTCGTTGAGATGCCCTTCCAGAAATGTATAGTGCTGTTCATGGGCGACCTCGATCGCCTCCAGGTATCGGCTTCGGGCCTCCCTGAATTCGCCGGTGACCCGTTCCAACTCCGCATACAGAAGGGCGAGATACGGCTTCAACAGCGGACCCAAGGCCGCCCACGTCTCAACCTTGTTAATGATGGGCCGGATCTCCGCCAGCAGCGCCTCCCGATTGGTCAGGCCCAGCCCCTTTTCATACCGTTTCAACGCATTCAACACCAGGAAGACGTGCCATTGTCGCTTCAGGACGTTGTCCGTCAGACCGGACAGATAGCGACGGACCCCGATCAGATACCGGTCGGCCTCGGCATAGTCACCCAGGTAGTAATGAGCCAGCCCCATGTGAACATAATAACTTCCGGCGCACGCGACGTGATTTTCCCGCTCCCAGTGCCGCAGCTTCTCATCAATGGGGATCTGCGACCCATTCCGCTTCATCGGCTCGATCCACCCCGCCTGCATCGCCTCGGCCAGCCCAACGGAGAAGGAGAGGTGGTACCGATGGGAGAATTGCAGGCACTCTTTGGCGGCATCCTCGATAATGGAGAGATCGGCCCCCTGGACCTGGAGGTTCCACATCAGGGGGCCGTAGGACAGACCGGCGTTATACAGATCGCCACAGTTTTTCCCGCACTGGATCGACTTGAGGCAGTAGTCCACGATCTGTCGCGGGTGGCTTCGCGAGTGCATATTGCACCAGACGATCCCGTTCATCCCCCGCGTGGCGCCGAAGGTGTTGGGGTATTGTGCCGAGAGGTCGCGGGCCAGGTCTTCATATTTGAAGGCCTGCTCGAACTCCTCCTGTTCGCCAAGCTGCAGCCCCATAATGCTGAACGAATAGATGGTCGATTCGTCCATCCCCCCCGACAGACAATGCTGGGTCGACTGGGCGGCCGAAAGGTATAGTTGCGGCACCAGGCCGGACATGTACAGATCGGGGATCAACTCGCTGTAGAAGGCCAGCTCGATCTTGCGCTTCCGGTCGGTGGTAAAGGGCATATTCAGGATGGTGTTCCAGATATCGATCCCCTGTGAGGCGATCTCGGTCATCAATGCCCTTCTTCGCCGGTCGGCTTCCTCAGCGTGATCGGGAATCGCCTTGCCGAAATAGGCCAGGCCCCGGTTGGCCGTCTCGATCGCCTTGATGAAATTGCCTACGGATGAGAGCGAGGTGGTCTGCTCGGCCAGACACTCCGCCTTGTCCAGATCGGCCTGGGCATGGTCAAGGAGGCGGGCAAGCAGTCGCTCGGAGTTTTCGTAGTTGCCACACATCAGCTCGGTCTTGGCCGCCTTCTGGTAGATCCGGAACGTGCGCTCATAGTGGTCCGCCTCCCAGCAGTCGTCCGGCAAGAGCTCTTTGCCGAGATTGAAGTACTCATTGGCCGCTTTGGTGGCCAGCGAACTGAGCGCCTTGTTGCCGGCATGGTAGTTGACATCCGACAGGAAATAAGCCGCCTCGGCGCCCGGATTTTCTTCCCGTCCCAGATTGAGATGGGAGACGATGGTAAAGAGGTTTTCGAGAGCTTCGAGCTCCGCACCCTCTGGGACCGTGGCGAGAAGATAGTACCCAACCTGTCGGTGGATCGACCGGCGCACCTCGGCCGGGACGGCGGCGAGCACCGCCTCTTGAACCCGATCGTGGATGAACTGCAGGTTGTTCTTGCTCTCGGTCAGCAGTCCCTGCCTGAGGGCCGGCTTCAAGCACTCGAAGGTCTCCACCAGCGTCGTCCCCCTGATCGCGGAGATCTCGGTGGAGGAAAAGGTGTTGCCCATGCAGGCGCAGTATTTCAGCAGCTCGATCAGGTCCGGCGGCAGCTTCTGGATCTTGGCGCTGAACAGGGCGACTACGGTGGTGGGCATGCGGGACTGCCTGATCTTATTGAGGTCCCATCGCCACTGCCCGTCGGAGTCGAGGAAGAGGAGATTCTCGTTATGCAGGTATGACAGGCTTTCGCTCACAAACAGGGGGTTACCTTCGCTGAGCGTGGTGATAAAGTCCGCGAGCGCCTTGGTCTGCGAGCGGGGGAAGTCGAGGATGTAGGAGACCATCTCGTGGCAGTGCTGCGGCTTCAGCGGCTCGAGCCTGATCTCCTTCAGCGGCCACCCTCCCTCGCTGGCGGCCCCGATCAACTTGGACAGGGGATGACTCGGATCGACTTCGTTATGGCGATAGGCGCCCAGCAGGAACAGATACGGATGGTCTTTGTGGTTGGCCAGGATGTTGGTCAGAAAGTCGAAAGAGGCGACATCGCACCACTGCAGGTCGTCGATGAAGAGGGTCAACGGGTTTTCCTCGCTGGCCAGACAGGTCAAGAACCGGTCGAAGACATCATGGAACCGGTTGAGGGATTCCACAGGCGGCAGCGGTTTGACCCCCGGTTGCGGTCCGATCAAGCGCTCCAGTTCCGGGATCACGTCGGTCAGGACCTTGCCGTTCCTGTCGACGGCTTGCATTATCTTGGTCTCCCAGAGCCCAGCCCGCTCGTCGCTTTCGGTCAGGAAGGTCCGCACCAGATTCTTGAGCGCCTGGATCAGCGAGCTGTACGGGATATTTTTCTGGTAGACATCGAACTTTCCCGAGGTGAAATACCCTCGGTGCTCCACGATCGGCCGCTGCAGCTCCTGAATCAGGCGAGTCTTGCCGATGCCGGACAGGCCCGAGATAAAGAGCGACCGGAATCCCCCCCGGGCCACTCGCTCATACTCCCGCAGGATCAGCTCGGCCTCTCGGTCGCGGCCTACCATCTTCGAGATGAATGTGACCCGCTGGGTGCATACCGTTTTTTCGAGCGGGAAGTCGCGGATAGTGCCGATGGCGGAAAATTCATCCCGGCAGCGCACCAGATCGGCCAGCAGCCCGGTGGCGCTTTGGTAACGTTTTTCCGGTTGCTTGTGCATCAGTTTGGCCACGATCTTACTCAAGACAAGTGGGATGTGCGGATGGCCTTCGTGGATTTTGAGCGCTTCTTCGGCCAGATGGGAGTGGATCAGTTCAAGAGGATCATCGGAAACAAACGGAAGCTGACCGGTCAACAGTTCATAGAAGATGATCCCGAGCGCATACAGATCTGAAGAGAAGCCCACCCGGTGGTTGATCCGTCCGGTCTGCTCCGGGGAGGTATAGGCGAGCGTACCCCTGATGAAGGAACGATCATAGATGAAGTGGCTGACATCCCGCACATCCACGGCACTGATGAAGTCCATCAGCCGCACGTCCAGCGTGCTGAAGTTGACGAGGATATTGTTGGGCTTGACGCCGCCATGGATGATCCCGGCTTCGTGGACGATCTCCAGTACCCGGGTGAGCTTGCTTGCCAGCGTAAAAAAATCCATCAGAGAAATCGGGGACTTCGCCTCCATCAGCCGGCTGAGGGTCACCCCGTCAAAATAGCTCTGGGTGATGAAGCAGATCCCTTCCGTGACACCGAAGCCGATAGGCGTAATTACCAACGGATCGTCCAGGACCTTGAGGTGGGCGATCTTCTGGGTGACTTGGGCCTGTTTGTAATCGGACAGGCTGATGGCCTTGAGGATCTTGAGCACCAGCAGCCGGTCGGGATTTTTCTTGTGGCAGGCCTTAAAGACGGCAGACTGAGGAGCCTCGGAGATTTTTTCCAACAGCTCATAATTTAAAATCCGCATGCCCTCCTCCTTCAGTCGGTTCCCATCCGGTCCACATCGACGGTTCCGAGAGAGAACAAGGCATCACCATAGAAAGCTTTTACCCATCCTGTCAAGGGCAAATGAAGCCCGAGAACGGAGATCGATCATGCAACCCATTCGTTTGTCCGTCATTGAGAGCACCCAAAGGGTGCGCGGCAATCTCACTGTCCTGTCCTCGTGAGCTTGGAGAAATAGTGGCAAAGAACGGGTGGATTGCTTCGCGACGCTCGCAATGACGTATCCCGATGTCTATTCTTGGGGACGCTTGCCACTCGCACCCACATGTAGGACAAACACTGACAGGCAAATCATCCTTTTGCTGACAGCCGTAGCCCCAGTGCGATGCTAGGATAATCTGGTTTTTAAGCTCGTCAGAGCGCCGGCGAGACCGTTAAGATTTGGAGCCACGCCTAACATACCACTTGACTGAGAAGAATTGTTTGGTTGACAATTCTATAGCCCCGATTATTATGGAGCATCGGCAAACGATTCGCGCGCCGGCGGAGGGGATGTATAGATGAAGGCGGAGACCGCAAAGCTCTTCGATAGTTCTATCCTCGGCAACACCCAAGAAACCCTCGATTTCATCACCAACATCCTGGAATCGTCCACCGAGTACTCCATCATCGGCAAGGACCTGGACGGCACCATCCTGCTCTGGAACGAGGGCGCGCGGCGGCTGTACGGCTACGACCCGGAGGAGGTCGTCGGCCGGGCCAACTCCTCCATCCTGCACACGCCCGAGGACGTGGCCGCGGGCATACCCCGCAAGGCCATGGAGA includes the following:
- a CDS encoding 50S ribosomal protein L13 yields the protein MSKTIHCNENEIDKRWHLIDASGQVLGRLATEVAVLLRGKHKPIFSPHLDTGDFVVIVNAERVVLTGKKIKDKQYHRHSGYPGGLKTTTAEQMLKSHPTRVLEAAIRGMLPRTKLGDALFRKLKVYAGPTHPHASQQPTPFVKQPALSGVEGTVKEG
- a CDS encoding phytochrome sensor protein; translation: MRILNYELLEKISEAPQSAVFKACHKKNPDRLLVLKILKAISLSDYKQAQVTQKIAHLKVLDDPLVITPIGFGVTEGICFITQSYFDGVTLSRLMEAKSPISLMDFFTLASKLTRVLEIVHEAGIIHGGVKPNNILVNFSTLDVRLMDFISAVDVRDVSHFIYDRSFIRGTLAYTSPEQTGRINHRVGFSSDLYALGIIFYELLTGQLPFVSDDPLELIHSHLAEEALKIHEGHPHIPLVLSKIVAKLMHKQPEKRYQSATGLLADLVRCRDEFSAIGTIRDFPLEKTVCTQRVTFISKMVGRDREAELILREYERVARGGFRSLFISGLSGIGKTRLIQELQRPIVEHRGYFTSGKFDVYQKNIPYSSLIQALKNLVRTFLTESDERAGLWETKIMQAVDRNGKVLTDVIPELERLIGPQPGVKPLPPVESLNRFHDVFDRFLTCLASEENPLTLFIDDLQWCDVASFDFLTNILANHKDHPYLFLLGAYRHNEVDPSHPLSKLIGAASEGGWPLKEIRLEPLKPQHCHEMVSYILDFPRSQTKALADFITTLSEGNPLFVSESLSYLHNENLLFLDSDGQWRWDLNKIRQSRMPTTVVALFSAKIQKLPPDLIELLKYCACMGNTFSSTEISAIRGTTLVETFECLKPALRQGLLTESKNNLQFIHDRVQEAVLAAVPAEVRRSIHRQVGYYLLATVPEGAELEALENLFTIVSHLNLGREENPGAEAAYFLSDVNYHAGNKALSSLATKAANEYFNLGKELLPDDCWEADHYERTFRIYQKAAKTELMCGNYENSERLLARLLDHAQADLDKAECLAEQTTSLSSVGNFIKAIETANRGLAYFGKAIPDHAEEADRRRRALMTEIASQGIDIWNTILNMPFTTDRKRKIELAFYSELIPDLYMSGLVPQLYLSAAQSTQHCLSGGMDESTIYSFSIMGLQLGEQEEFEQAFKYEDLARDLSAQYPNTFGATRGMNGIVWCNMHSRSHPRQIVDYCLKSIQCGKNCGDLYNAGLSYGPLMWNLQVQGADLSIIEDAAKECLQFSHRYHLSFSVGLAEAMQAGWIEPMKRNGSQIPIDEKLRHWERENHVACAGSYYVHMGLAHYYLGDYAEADRYLIGVRRYLSGLTDNVLKRQWHVFLVLNALKRYEKGLGLTNREALLAEIRPIINKVETWAALGPLLKPYLALLYAELERVTGEFREARSRYLEAIEVAHEQHYTFLEGHLNECLGELLLQQGKGTERVYFIEAVRLYRKCRTERKETQLIEKYPEYCEEEQSLYPHAQTEAAASATLRELEIDYILKSSLAIAAETEQDALLRRIMNALIEISGAQHGYLLMDEEGKLLVRGEGHVSHGGAIGALNQELGETTAICKAIVRYVYRTGEKISLQNAAQDSGFRDDPEAQRLQLRSVLCLPVVRQSKIVGAVYLENRLADAMFTPEKTQAIELVTSQAVISLENARLQARLVALGA
- a CDS encoding 30S ribosomal protein S9, producing the protein MPAEGALYGTGRRKSSVARVWLAPGDGKMTVNRRSLQDYFNRPTHQIIAVQPLKAAGIEGKFDLRANVAGGGLTGQAGAVRLGIARALLVVDASLRPALRKAGFLTRDPRVKERKKYGQKGARARFQFSKR
- a CDS encoding ornithine acetyltransferase, translated to MRDISGGITAAKGIRAAGIFCGIKKSALDLALIVSDRPATVAGVTTRNRSKAAPVLLCERQLKGSRLTAIVANSGNANACTGPQGERDALRMRDRLARLLDCPAGEVFVASTGVIGKRLPMAKILSGIRNGIDRLSVDGGETAARAIMTTDTRPKEAAVRVELDGQPVVIGGIAKGSGMIAPDLATMLCFVGTDARISAPLLRRVLRRTVDRSFNAITVDGCMSTNDTVLLFANGVSDAPPLKAGTPQLVLFEEAMLQVLSRLARMIVQDGEGATKLIRIAVIGAQTVDDAKAAAKAVANSPLVKTAFFGEDCNWGRIVSAIGASGIRFDPDRVEISVDRIPVVRHGLGLGAAAERRAAVRMRRPEFGVTINLHGGAAEAVVLTTDLTEAYVRINAGYRS
- a CDS encoding N-acetyl-gamma-glutamyl-phosphate reductase encodes the protein MNKKMNDTGHKIRVAVVGASGYTGVELLRLLINHPAVEITALTSESYADTPIDTIFPSLYGMVTLTCNKLDAREVARHTDLIFLAVPHKTAMAAAVELRPFGKKIVDLSADFRLRDAALYRQWYGTEHVAPELLKEAVYALPELYRQQLATTRLAAAPGCYPTAVLLGLLPLVTREIIDPDSLVIDAISGASGAGRKPDLPLHFSELDGNCKAYGIACHRHTPEIEQELGRCIGREVSVTFTPHLVGTVRGILATMTATLVTSKDADQLRALYRDWYRNEPFVRILPEGRLPETKQVRGSNFCDIGLAVDGRTRRVIVVTAIDNLVKGASGQAIQAMNVMMGFDERTGLQLAPLYP